CCACCTTCGCCCTCTGGATCGAGGAGCCGGGCGGCGGGGACGGCGACGGCGGGACCACGGGCGAGCGCACGCTCGTCACCACCGACGACGGCGGCACGATCACGCTGCGTCACCTGCGCCCAGGGACCTACTGCCTGGCGGAGGTCGATCCCCCCGAGGGCTACCTCGCAGACGGCGTCACGCGAACCTTCACCGTCGACGAGACGGGGCTTGTGGAGGGCTCGCCCTCGCTCGCGCTCTCGGCCGAGGACGACTTCACCAAGGTCGAGCTCTCCAAGCGTGACATCACGAACGAGGCGGAGGTCCCGGGCGCGCGTCTCAGCGTCCTCGACGCCGAGGGCAACGTAGTGGAGAGCTGGGTCTCGACCGAGGGTCCCCACCTCATCGAGGCGCTGCCCGTCGGCACCTACACGCTCGTCGAGGAGATGACGCCCCACGACTATGACGAGGCGACGGCCGTCGAGTTCTCGGTCGCGGAGACCGGTGAGGTCCAGACCGTCGTCATGTACGACCGCCCGATCGACGTCTCCGGCGAGCTCGACAAGCGGCAGGAGGTCGCGGGGGGCGCGGGCACGGGCTTCGACTACTCGGTCGACGCGCGCAGCACGAGCTCGACCTGGGTGGACGAGTTCACCGTGACCGACGAACTCGACGCGGTGAGCGACGGTCTCGCCGTGCTCGACGGCATCACCACGCCCGTCGCGAGCGGCGACTATGACGGCACGCTCAACGTGTGGTATCGAACCGACCTCGCCGAGGCGGGCCACGTCGACGAGAGCGGCGCCAACGCCACGCTCTCGGACGGCCACGCGAACCCCTGGCTCCAGGCCGAGGAGACCGGCGAACAGCTGGGGGACGACGGCCGCGTCCTCTCCTACGAAGGCTGGCGACTCTGGGCGCAGGACGTGAGCGCCACGGAGGCGACCGCGCTCTCCGTCTCAGACCTCGGGCTCGCGGAGGGCGAGAAGGTCGTGGCGGTGCGCCTCGAGTACGGACGCGTGGACCCCGGCTTCACGACGCGCTCGGGAGACTGGGAGCGCGACGGCCTCAAGGACGCTCGTGACGACGTCTCCGACGTGACGGCGACGCACGGGGGCGACCTCACCGACGAGGGCACCGAGCGCGCGCCGCTCGTCGTGCACATGACCACGACCGACGCCTACCGAGACGGCGCCAGCCTCCTCAACCGCGCTCAGGTCGACCTCTATCGCAACGGGGGCGGCGAGGGCCTGGAGGGCCATGACGACGACCTCGTCGAGCAGGGGGCACCGAGCCCGGCGCCCTCCATGCCGACGCCGCTCGCCAGGACCGGGGAGGCCACGCTTCCCGTCGCCGGGGTGGCGACCCTCGGGTTTGCCGCGGTTCTTCTCAGCCTGCGGAGAAGGCGTCGCTGACGATGAGCAGAGAGGCGGGGTGGGACGGAGTCGTGTGGCTTCGTCCCACCCCGCAGAATCAGCTGGGTCGCGCCGGCGGTTGCGGGCGCCCCGCCCTAGAACGCGGGCTGGACCGCGTCGCCGAAGGTCTCGGCGAGATAGGCCTTGAAGTCGTCGGTCGTGAGCGCGGCCACGAGCGCGGCGATCCTCTCGTCCTCAGCCTTGTCGGGCGTGGTCACGATGACGTTGGCGTACTCGTTCTTGATGGCCTCGGAGTCCGCGCTCTCGTGCGCCACCGAGTCGTCGAGGGTGAGGCCGGCGTCGATGAAGTAGTTGCCGTTGATCACCGAGAAGTCGGCGTCGGCCAGCGTGGAGGGCAGCATCGCCGCCTCCTGCTCGATGAACTCGACGTTGTGCGGGTTGTCGACGATGTCGTTGGGCGTGGCGGTGACGCCGGCGTCCTCGGCGAGCGTGATGACGCCCTGCTCCTGGAGCAGCAGCAGCGCGCGGCCCTCGTTGGTGGCGTCGTTGGGGACGGTGATCGTAGCGCCGTCGGGGATGGCGGCGAGGTCGCTCGACTTGCCGGGGAAGACGGCCATCGGCTCGAAGTGGATCTTGCCGACGCTCACGAGGTCGGTGCCGTTCTCCTCGTTGTAGTTGTTGAGGTAGTTGAGGTGCTGGAAGTAGTTGCAGTCGACCTCGCCGGAGGAGGTGTCCTGGTTGGGAAGGATGTAGTCGGTGTACTCCTTGACCTCGAGCGTGATGCCCTGCTCGGCCAGAAGCGGCGCGGCGAAGTCGTTCAGGATCTCGGCGTGGGGGCTGGGGCTGGCCGCCACGGTGAGGGTGTCGGCGGCCTCGGACGTCTCCTCGGCCGACCCGCCGCAGGCGACGAGCGCCGTGGAGGCGAGAAGGGCAGTGGAGGCCAGCAGGGTGCGACGGGTGATGCTCTGGGACATGGCTTTCTCCTTTGGGAGTCGAAGGGACGCGGGACGAGAGGCTCCTCTCGCCCGCTAGCTCTGGGTACGGTGGTCGACGCGGCGCGCCGCGAGGTCGCAGACGCTCTGGATGACCTGGACGATCACCACGAGCACGACGACGGCCACGACCATGACCTCGTCGACGCGGCGGTAGTAGCCGTAGCGCACGGCGATGTCGCCGAGGCCGCCCGCGCCGATGGCGCCCGCCATGGCGGTGTAGCCGAGCACGGCGATCAGCACGACGGCGACGCCGCGCACGATCGAGGGCAGCGCCTCGGGCAGCAGCGCCGAGAACACGATGCGCGGCACGCTGGCGCCGCAGGCCTCCACGGCCTCGACGCTCTCGCGCGGGACCTCGGCGAGCGACTGCTCCACCATGCGGGCGATAAAGGGCGTGGTCGCCAGCACGAGCGGCGGGATGATGCCCGCGAGGCCCGACGCCGTCCCCATGATCACGCGGGTGAACGGGATGATGAACACCATCAGCACGATGAACGGGAAGGAGCGCAGGATGTTGACGACCCACCCGAGCACGGCGGAGAGCACGGGCATCGGGCGCAGCGACCCCGGCGCGGTGAGATAGAGCACCACGCCGAGCGCAAGGCCAAAGACATAGGAGATGGCAGTGGGCACGAGCACCATCACGATCGTGGAGAGCGTGCCCTCGGCCAGCAGCTCGCCGTACTCGGCGAGAAAGGCGTTCACGAAATCAGGCATCCCAATCAACCCTCTCGAGAAGTACCCTGGCGGCCTGGGAGCGGGGCTCGGCGAAGACGTCCGCCACGCTCCCCCGCTCCACGACGTGCCCGTGCTCCAGCACCACCACGTTGCGGCAGATCTTCTCGACCACGCCCATGGAGTGCGTGATCACGATGATCGTCACCCCGGTCTCGCGGTTGATCTGGCGCAGCAGCTTGAGCACCGTGTTGGTGCTCGCCGGGTCCAGGGCGCTCGTCGCCTCGTCGCACAGGATGTACTCCGGCTCGCACGCCAGGGCGCGAGCGATGGCGACGCGCTGCTGCTGGCCACCGGAGAGCTGGCTCGGGTAGGAGTCGGCGCGGTCGCGCAGACCCACCATATCGAGCAGCTCGAGCGCGCGCTGGCGGTTGGCGGCCGTGACGCGGCCGGTCGCGGCCTTGTACGGGAAGCACACGTTGGCGAGCACCGTCTTCTGGGCGAGAAGCCCAAAGTTCTGGAAGATCATCGCCACGCGGCGGCGGTACGCGCGCAGCGCGGCGCCCGTGAGGCCGGTGACGTCCTGGCCGTCCACGAGGATCTGGCCGGAGTCCGGGCGCTCGAGCAGGTTGATGCAGCGCACGAGCGTGGACTTGCCGGCGCCGCTCATGCCGATGATGCCCATGATGTCCCCGTCGGCGATGTCGACGGAGACGTCGTCGAGGGCATGCGGCGCATCCGGCGCGCTGCCGTAGGTCTTGGTGAGGTTCTTGATCTGAATCATGCGCGAGGCTCCACTCGATGACGTGAACTGGGAGGGCTGCCTCCCGCCGGAGACAGCCTAGCGAAGGCGCCCGGTCTCCCCGACCGTGCGAGGTGCGCACGGCACGGCAGAGTGCCCGGGCTTGGGCATCTCCATGACCATCATCATCGTGATATGTGCGACAGCGCTCTTCATGAGACGCTACGTTAGCAGTGCCGCGCGGGCGACGCAAGCCGCGTTACACGCGCGTGACAAAGGGCGGGCGGCAGGGTCAGCGGCTCCTAGCCCTTCTGGCGCGCCTGCACCACAACCCCGACGACGGCGAGCACGACCGTGCCCGCGAGGATCGCGGTCCCGTGCGCGGCGGAGAGGTCACCGGCGATGTAGGCGGAGAGCGCCTCGAAGGTCGCCGTGGGGTCGCCGGGCGCCGCGAGCGCGACAAGCTCCGGGAGGGCGAGCGCCGCGGCGACGGCGTTGGGCACCACGAACGTCGCCCCCGTCCAGGCGGTGCCCACGCGCACCGCGAGGTCGGACCAGCGCACGGCGGCGAGGCCCAGCAGCAGGCCGGCGACCAGCATGATCGCGCCGAGGAAGCCCGAGGCCTCCGCGGGCAGCAGCATCGTGACCACAAAGCCGAGCGCGGCGCCGGCGGCAAACCCCACGAGAAACACGCCCGCCCTGTAGGCGCGCCGGGACAGCAGCGCCGCCGCCACGCCGAGCGCGGCGGCGATCGCCAGCGACAGCGGCGCGCCGTCCGTGCTCGCGAGCGCCACGTTGAACACCCCGAGAAACACCAGGACACCCAGCACCGCATAGAACAGGCGCCTGCCGAAGAGGCAGGCGACGAGTCCGGCGACGATGTTCACGGCCAGATAGGCGATCACGAGCTCCAAGGCGCTCCCCCTAGTTCTCGAAGTGGTCCTCGGGCAGGTACCTGGCGAAGGGCCCGCGACGGCTCGCGTCCACGCCGGCGCACCCGACCGCATAGACGAAGCCGAGCATCATGACGAGGAGCGGCGCCACCATCGTGACGTAGACCACCACAAAGCCGACCCCAACGAGCGCCTCCCCCGCGCTCGGCACGATTGCCGGTAGGCCCGCGAGCAGCATGAGGGCGAGGGCGAGGATGCCCACCACGCGGCACGCACGCTTGGTAACGCGGCCGACCAGGATCTTCTTGAACCACATCAGCGCCAGGCCGACGAGCGCGCCCATCGCGTAGAGCAGGAGCGGCGCGGCCAGCACCACGCCGAGCTGGACCATCGGGTCCGAGATGTTGGGCGTGCCGTTGCCGAGGTGCCACCAGGCGAGAAAGGCGCAGCACAGGGCCGCGACCACGATCCACGCCACAAGGTTTCCGATGAACGTCGATTTCTTCACGGCGGCCTCCCGTGCGGACCTGAGGGGTATGCTCTCCCCAGACGGACAATCCGGGCCATTATACCCCGGCCCCGACCCCCGTCCCAAAGGAGGGACCATGGTTGAAGCCACCGACGCCACCGACGACGGGCGGCGTCCCCTACACAAGCGGCTCTACTCGCTCGGCGAGGAGATCGCCAACTCGGTGAGCCACGGGGTGGGCGTCCTTCTCGGCATTGCGGCGCTCGTCCTGCTCATCGTGGTGGCGGTCTCGCACGGCGGCGGAGTGCGGCTCGCCGCGGCCATCGTCATGGGCGTCTCGCTCATCGTGGAGTACCTCTTCTCGACGCTCTATCACGCGATCGCCGCGCCGCGCGGCAAGGCCGTCTTCCGCGTGCTCGACCACTGCGGCATATACCTGCTCATCGCCGGGAGCTACGCGCCCTTCTCGCTCGTCACGCTGGCGGAGCGCGGCGGGCTCATGCTGTGCTGCGCGGTGTGGGCCGTCGCCGTGGTGGGCATCGTCGCCGAGTGCCTGCTGCGCGAGCGCCAGCCGGCATGGCTCACTGCCGTCATCTACGTGCTCATGGGCTGGCTCGTGGTCTTTCACGTGGGAGACCTCTGGCAGCTCCTGCCGCCCCCTGCGTTCTGGCTGCTTCTGGCCGGCGGCCTCAGCTACACCGTGGGCGCGGTCCTCTATGCGATCAAGAAGGTCCCCTACCTGCACTTTGTCTTCCACCTGTTCACGCTCGCGGGCAGCGTGTGCATCACGCTCTCCGCGCTGCTGTTCGTGGTGTAGGCCATCGCGCTCCGGCCCTCCCGACGGGTTTGGGTCCCCGTTTCCCCGCCGGAGCGCCGTTTCCATCAAACTGTAAATCCCTTATCTGCGGCTTCCCGGCAACGGTCCGCCACGGCCCCCGACTTCCGGACCCAAACCCTCGGCGCGCGAGCCGCCGGGGGGCGTTGGCGCTAATATGGTCGGCGAGAAGAACCCACGACCCGGGAGGGACATATGACCGACGAGCAGCTCAGGAGTAACGTTGACGCCTTCGTTGACGAGGTCTGGGAGGACGTCGTCAGAGACATCGACCTCCTGGTGCGCCACGACTCCGTCGAGGACCTCGCGCACGCCGAGCCCGGCAGGCCCTGGGGGCCGGCGGCCAACGACGCGCTCGTCGAGGCGGAGCGCATGGCCGAGCGCCTGGGCCTCGAGGTCACCGACCTCGACGGCTACCTGGGCTTTGCCGACGTGCCCGGCGCCTCCGGACCCGAGCGCTACCTCGCCACGATCGCGCACACCGACATCGTGCCGACCGGCGAGGGCTGGCACTTCCCGCCGCTCGAGGTCACGCGCAAGGACGGCATGCTGATCGGCCGCGGCGTGGCAGACGACAAGGGCCCCTTCGTGCTCTCGCTCTACGCGGCGGCCTACTTCGCGCGGCGCGCGGCCGCCGGCGAGGAGCTGCCCTACACCCTGCGCTGCATCATCGGCAACAACGAGGAGACGGGCATGGGCGACGTGCCGTACTACCTCGAGCGCTATCCCGAGCCGCTCTTCTGCTTCTCCCCCGACGCCGAGTTCCCGCTGATCTGCGGCGAGAAGGGCCTCTACGGCGGAGAGTTCACGTCGGGTCCCGTCGCGGGCGAGAGGATCGTGGAGCTCGCCGGCGGCACCGTCTCCAACGCCATCCCCGGCAGGGCCTCCGCGCTCGTGCGCGCCGACGCCGCCGCGCTGCCCGCGGCGGAGCGTATCGCGGTCGAGGACGCCGGCGAGGGCCTCGCGCGCGTCACCGCCACCGGCATCGGCGGCCACGCCTCGATGCCGGCCGGCACCGTCAACGCCATCGGCGTGCTCGCCCGCTACCTGCTCGCGAACGACCTCGCCGGAGACGGCGAGCGCCCCTTCCTCGAGCTGCTCGCGACCCTCACCGAGGACGCCTACGGTCGCGCTGCCGGCGTCGCCGCGACCGACGACAAGTTCGGCGACCTCACGCTCGTCGCGGGCGTCGTCCGCACCGAGGGCGGCCGCTTCGTGCAGACCGTCGACTCCCGCTTCCCCACCTCCACGACCGCCGAGGACATCACCGCGCGTCTCGGCGAGCTGGCCCGCGCGCACGGCTGCGCCTACGAGGCGTCCCGCGGCGAGAGTCCCTTCTACGTCAGCCCCGACAGCCCCGAGGTCCACGCCCTTCTCGACACCTACGCCGAGTACACGGGGCGCGAGGGCCGCGCGTTCACGATCGGCGGCGGCACCTACGCGCGCCACTTCCGGCGCGCCTGCGCCTTTGGCCCGCAGGACCCCGCCGACGAGCTGCCCGGGTGGGTCGGCGGCGAGCACGGCCCCGACGAGGGCGTCTCCGAGGAGGCGATGCGCCGC
Above is a genomic segment from Olsenella timonensis containing:
- a CDS encoding MetQ/NlpA family ABC transporter substrate-binding protein, which encodes MSQSITRRTLLASTALLASTALVACGGSAEETSEAADTLTVAASPSPHAEILNDFAAPLLAEQGITLEVKEYTDYILPNQDTSSGEVDCNYFQHLNYLNNYNEENGTDLVSVGKIHFEPMAVFPGKSSDLAAIPDGATITVPNDATNEGRALLLLQEQGVITLAEDAGVTATPNDIVDNPHNVEFIEQEAAMLPSTLADADFSVINGNYFIDAGLTLDDSVAHESADSEAIKNEYANVIVTTPDKAEDERIAALVAALTTDDFKAYLAETFGDAVQPAF
- a CDS encoding methionine ABC transporter permease, whose product is MPDFVNAFLAEYGELLAEGTLSTIVMVLVPTAISYVFGLALGVVLYLTAPGSLRPMPVLSAVLGWVVNILRSFPFIVLMVFIIPFTRVIMGTASGLAGIIPPLVLATTPFIARMVEQSLAEVPRESVEAVEACGASVPRIVFSALLPEALPSIVRGVAVVLIAVLGYTAMAGAIGAGGLGDIAVRYGYYRRVDEVMVVAVVVLVVIVQVIQSVCDLAARRVDHRTQS
- a CDS encoding methionine ABC transporter ATP-binding protein, giving the protein MIQIKNLTKTYGSAPDAPHALDDVSVDIADGDIMGIIGMSGAGKSTLVRCINLLERPDSGQILVDGQDVTGLTGAALRAYRRRVAMIFQNFGLLAQKTVLANVCFPYKAATGRVTAANRQRALELLDMVGLRDRADSYPSQLSGGQQQRVAIARALACEPEYILCDEATSALDPASTNTVLKLLRQINRETGVTIIVITHSMGVVEKICRNVVVLEHGHVVERGSVADVFAEPRSQAARVLLERVDWDA
- a CDS encoding DUF4203 domain-containing protein, giving the protein MIAYLAVNIVAGLVACLFGRRLFYAVLGVLVFLGVFNVALASTDGAPLSLAIAAALGVAAALLSRRAYRAGVFLVGFAAGAALGFVVTMLLPAEASGFLGAIMLVAGLLLGLAAVRWSDLAVRVGTAWTGATFVVPNAVAAALALPELVALAAPGDPTATFEALSAYIAGDLSAAHGTAILAGTVVLAVVGVVVQARQKG
- a CDS encoding hemolysin III family protein translates to MVEATDATDDGRRPLHKRLYSLGEEIANSVSHGVGVLLGIAALVLLIVVAVSHGGGVRLAAAIVMGVSLIVEYLFSTLYHAIAAPRGKAVFRVLDHCGIYLLIAGSYAPFSLVTLAERGGLMLCCAVWAVAVVGIVAECLLRERQPAWLTAVIYVLMGWLVVFHVGDLWQLLPPPAFWLLLAGGLSYTVGAVLYAIKKVPYLHFVFHLFTLAGSVCITLSALLFVV
- a CDS encoding Sapep family Mn(2+)-dependent dipeptidase, producing MTDEQLRSNVDAFVDEVWEDVVRDIDLLVRHDSVEDLAHAEPGRPWGPAANDALVEAERMAERLGLEVTDLDGYLGFADVPGASGPERYLATIAHTDIVPTGEGWHFPPLEVTRKDGMLIGRGVADDKGPFVLSLYAAAYFARRAAAGEELPYTLRCIIGNNEETGMGDVPYYLERYPEPLFCFSPDAEFPLICGEKGLYGGEFTSGPVAGERIVELAGGTVSNAIPGRASALVRADAAALPAAERIAVEDAGEGLARVTATGIGGHASMPAGTVNAIGVLARYLLANDLAGDGERPFLELLATLTEDAYGRAAGVAATDDKFGDLTLVAGVVRTEGGRFVQTVDSRFPTSTTAEDITARLGELARAHGCAYEASRGESPFYVSPDSPEVHALLDTYAEYTGREGRAFTIGGGTYARHFRRACAFGPQDPADELPGWVGGEHGPDEGVSEEAMRRALKIYIVSIARLMELEL